One part of the Thermoanaerobacterium sp. CMT5567-10 genome encodes these proteins:
- a CDS encoding HutP family protein — MKEIRSIDVARVAIRMAMSRREDEVTLKERYGKEGIKVAAVDYGGEYINSISKIIERAVVAAKREGVIEDNHVGEGAVAGATHDAIMQLKDKAMGLNIGGKIGIAFYGEHLCVCAFFAVGMLNLNEVAIGLGHRSLKY, encoded by the coding sequence ATGAAAGAAATAAGAAGCATAGATGTTGCGAGAGTAGCCATAAGGATGGCCATGTCAAGGAGAGAGGATGAAGTTACATTAAAGGAAAGGTATGGCAAAGAAGGTATCAAAGTAGCAGCAGTAGATTATGGCGGTGAATATATCAATTCCATATCAAAGATAATAGAAAGGGCTGTTGTTGCAGCAAAAAGAGAAGGTGTTATAGAGGACAATCATGTGGGAGAAGGTGCTGTTGCAGGTGCAACACATGATGCTATAATGCAGCTAAAAGATAAAGCTATGGGACTTAATATAGGTGGCAAGATTGGAATAGCATTTTATGGCGAACACCTTTGTGTATGTGCATTTTTCGCTGTTGGGATGCTAAACTTAAACGAAGTTGCCATTGGATTAGGGCATAGATCATTGAAATATTAA
- a CDS encoding sensor histidine kinase codes for MIRKSLNKIIAIFFMYMIFITFMFDNSMYYQQKIIIPADFELFLFFTIVVINVLVFTIIRMIYINGKNEYQYIINDFKLRFIEEQNNLYRKNKHELRNKILVLYELIRQMKYEDAEEFLMTYIDVINNSLIKVDTGNDIIDLLLYSKISAAIEKNISVNFICTVDLKYSKKVTNDICSVLGNLLDNAIEECDRLKNNKRIEIMLKSDPVDYIFIVKNTCGEISEDVKRNILNGGFTTKGDGRGTGLSIVKDIVYSYNGDINIKIDDKYFDVTVEIPSYKLNEK; via the coding sequence ATGATAAGAAAAAGTTTAAACAAAATAATAGCAATATTTTTTATGTACATGATTTTTATAACGTTTATGTTCGACAATAGCATGTATTATCAGCAGAAAATTATCATACCGGCTGATTTTGAATTGTTTTTATTTTTTACGATTGTAGTTATAAATGTCTTGGTTTTTACGATTATAAGGATGATTTATATAAATGGGAAAAATGAGTATCAATACATTATAAATGATTTCAAACTAAGATTTATAGAAGAACAAAACAACTTATACAGAAAGAATAAACATGAATTGAGAAATAAGATTTTGGTTTTATACGAATTGATAAGACAGATGAAGTATGAAGATGCCGAAGAGTTTTTAATGACTTATATAGATGTTATAAATAACAGCCTTATAAAAGTAGATACTGGAAACGATATAATAGATCTGCTTTTATATTCAAAAATAAGCGCTGCTATAGAGAAAAATATTTCGGTGAACTTTATATGTACTGTGGATTTAAAGTACTCGAAAAAAGTAACAAATGATATTTGTTCAGTTTTAGGAAACTTGTTAGATAACGCCATTGAAGAATGTGATAGGTTAAAAAATAATAAGCGAATAGAAATAATGCTTAAAAGCGATCCGGTTGACTACATCTTTATAGTGAAAAATACATGTGGTGAAATTAGTGAAGATGTAAAAAGAAATATTTTAAATGGTGGCTTTACAACAAAAGGTGATGGAAGAGGAACCGGATTATCTATTGTTAAAGATATAGTATATAGCTATAATGGTGATATTAACATAAAGATTGATGATAAATATTTTGATGTAACAGTTGAAATACCATCTTATAAATTAAATGAGAAATAA
- a CDS encoding LytTR family DNA-binding domain-containing protein: MIRVIIAEDEDSLRREISRKVMGISDVKVEYITNEGKDLLNAILKVKPELAILDIKLPEMTGLEVVKNIRDLLPNTEIIFITSYEEYIKDAVKLYAADYIIKPINYERLFNTIERIKRKFNDSSYFIEVRCGDDIKLINANDIYFIEANRKKTFFYTTYEDFLSNTSLSDVYKLLNKKIFFKTSRSYIVNLYKVYSIKSVNRTSLEISFRNKNKKAYLSKKLYYEFRNRLKDILNQPVEMEAN; encoded by the coding sequence ATGATTAGAGTGATAATAGCAGAAGATGAGGATTCGCTTAGAAGAGAGATAAGCAGAAAAGTTATGGGGATAAGCGATGTGAAAGTTGAATACATCACAAACGAAGGAAAAGATTTGTTAAATGCTATATTAAAGGTAAAGCCTGAATTAGCTATTTTAGATATAAAATTACCAGAAATGACGGGTTTAGAAGTTGTCAAAAATATACGGGACTTGCTTCCAAATACAGAGATAATATTTATAACGTCATATGAGGAATATATAAAGGATGCAGTAAAACTATATGCTGCTGATTATATAATAAAGCCTATAAACTATGAAAGATTGTTTAATACAATAGAAAGAATAAAAAGGAAATTTAATGATTCTTCTTATTTTATAGAAGTACGATGTGGTGATGATATAAAACTTATCAATGCAAATGATATATACTTTATTGAAGCTAATCGGAAAAAGACTTTTTTCTACACTACATATGAAGATTTCCTGTCAAATACTTCCCTAAGTGATGTTTATAAACTCCTGAATAAAAAAATTTTTTTCAAGACAAGCAGATCTTATATTGTAAATTTGTATAAGGTGTATTCTATAAAATCTGTAAATAGAACGTCTTTAGAAATAAGTTTTAGAAATAAAAATAAAAAAGCGTATCTATCAAAGAAGCTGTACTATGAATTTAGGAATCGCCTTAAAGATATATTAAACCAGCCGGTTGAAATGGAAGCAAATTAG
- a CDS encoding DNA-3-methyladenine glycosylase, producing MRYLVEQSGSKVIVHGIKDFNLKETLECGQCFRWNEEDDGSYTGVAFDRVINVKLDGDILTIDNTTLADFNDIWYDYFDLGRDYGKIKETLSQDEILRAAIKYGEGIRILRQDTWETLISFIISQNNRIPQIKKVIENLSRAFGHPILYKDKTYYTFPKVQDIIMADEESLNNSKCGFRSKYIIDAALKVFNDEINLFELQLYDTHEVRNILMSIRGVGPKVADCVILYSIGRYEAFPTDVWIKRVVEYLYLKRKTNNVDVQSFAKEKFGDLSGFAQQYLFNYAKDHVSKDVFKERKN from the coding sequence ATGAGATATTTAGTGGAGCAGTCTGGTTCTAAGGTTATAGTGCATGGAATTAAGGATTTTAACCTTAAAGAGACACTGGAATGTGGGCAATGTTTTAGATGGAATGAAGAAGATGATGGAAGTTATACGGGGGTCGCATTTGATAGAGTAATAAATGTGAAATTAGATGGTGATATATTGACGATTGATAACACGACATTAGCAGATTTTAATGATATATGGTATGACTATTTTGACTTGGGCAGAGACTATGGAAAGATCAAAGAGACACTTTCGCAAGATGAAATATTAAGAGCGGCTATAAAGTACGGTGAAGGTATAAGGATTTTGAGGCAAGATACTTGGGAGACGCTTATATCATTTATTATATCTCAGAATAACAGAATACCTCAGATAAAAAAAGTCATAGAAAATTTAAGCAGGGCATTTGGACACCCTATCTTATATAAAGATAAGACTTATTATACATTTCCAAAAGTGCAAGACATAATAATGGCAGATGAAGAATCATTAAATAACAGCAAGTGCGGATTTAGATCAAAGTATATAATTGATGCGGCTTTAAAAGTATTTAATGACGAAATCAATCTTTTTGAGCTGCAGCTTTACGATACACACGAAGTAAGAAATATACTTATGAGCATAAGAGGAGTTGGGCCTAAAGTTGCAGATTGTGTAATTCTTTATTCAATCGGAAGATATGAAGCATTTCCAACAGATGTGTGGATAAAGCGCGTTGTTGAGTATTTATACCTTAAGAGAAAGACTAATAATGTGGATGTACAAAGTTTTGCAAAAGAGAAGTTTGGTGATTTGTCTGGTTTTGCTCAGCAGTATCTATTTAACTATGCAAAAGACCATGTTTCAAAAGATGTGTTTAAAGAAAGGAAAAATTAG
- a CDS encoding branched-chain amino acid ABC transporter permease, with amino-acid sequence MKQILKNRLLIFIGLFAIYGIIQILLSTNILNDYYEINIVLMGINIILAVSLNLINGFTGQFSLGHAGFMSIGAYTSAIITYKLGLPFPLALLVGGISAGITGILIGIPSLRLKGDYLAITTLGFGEIIRVIFLNTEYVGGASGLSGIPKYTNWTWVFWISVITVVLIRNFINSSYGRCCVAIREDETAAESMGINTTFYKTLAFTIGAFFAGIGGALYAHNFYIIQPETFNFMKSFDILTMVVLGGLGSITGSILSAIFLTFVYAVLQDYAALRMVIYSLLLIIVMLFRPEGLMGTREFSLKKLFKKGEKNSEFTVN; translated from the coding sequence TTGAAGCAAATATTGAAAAACAGATTGCTGATTTTTATAGGGCTATTCGCCATTTACGGTATAATACAAATCTTGCTGTCAACAAATATATTGAACGATTATTACGAAATAAACATAGTTCTTATGGGCATAAATATAATACTTGCTGTAAGCCTTAACCTTATCAATGGATTTACAGGGCAATTTTCATTAGGTCATGCAGGATTCATGTCAATCGGTGCATACACATCTGCCATCATAACATACAAATTGGGGCTTCCATTTCCATTGGCATTGTTAGTAGGAGGCATATCAGCAGGAATAACAGGAATATTGATAGGAATACCATCATTAAGATTAAAAGGTGACTACCTTGCCATAACGACACTTGGATTCGGAGAAATAATAAGGGTAATCTTTTTAAACACCGAATACGTCGGTGGAGCAAGCGGTCTATCCGGAATACCAAAGTACACAAACTGGACGTGGGTATTCTGGATATCAGTCATAACCGTCGTCTTAATCAGAAACTTCATAAACTCCAGCTACGGCAGATGCTGTGTAGCAATCAGAGAAGACGAGACAGCAGCCGAATCAATGGGCATAAACACAACTTTCTACAAGACATTGGCATTTACAATAGGTGCATTCTTTGCAGGAATAGGCGGTGCACTTTACGCTCACAACTTTTACATCATACAGCCAGAAACATTCAACTTCATGAAGTCATTTGACATATTGACAATGGTTGTCTTAGGCGGCTTAGGTAGCATAACAGGATCAATACTATCAGCAATTTTCCTCACATTCGTATACGCAGTGCTGCAGGATTACGCTGCGCTAAGAATGGTAATATACTCACTCCTCTTAATCATCGTAATGCTATTCAGACCAGAAGGATTGATGGGTACAAGAGAATTTTCTCTCAAAAAATTATTTAAGAAAGGGGAGAAAAACAGTGAGTTTACTGTCAATTAA
- a CDS encoding ABC transporter ATP-binding protein — protein MSLLSIKDVSIDFGGIKALVDVNIELEKGSLTGLIGPNGAGKSTVFNIITGIYKPTSGKVIFDGKNVSTKPYNNTKLGISRTFQNIRLFKNLTVLDNVKIAQHIHVQYGLLSSFIQHKKYLDGEKSQNIEAMNLLKIFNLDKHALNLAKNLPYGEQRRLEIARALATKPKLLLLDEPAAGMNPQETKELTDTIRFIRDKFDITILLIEHDMSLVMDLCEDIYVMNYGKIIAHGTPDEIKRNPEVIAAYLGEESPDENEILSIEGGA, from the coding sequence GTGAGTTTACTGTCAATTAAAGACGTTTCTATAGACTTCGGCGGCATAAAAGCTCTGGTAGATGTCAATATAGAACTGGAAAAAGGCTCCCTTACAGGACTTATAGGACCTAATGGTGCTGGAAAATCAACAGTATTCAATATAATAACAGGAATATACAAACCAACATCAGGAAAAGTAATATTTGACGGAAAAAACGTATCAACAAAGCCGTACAATAATACGAAGCTTGGCATATCAAGGACATTTCAAAACATACGATTATTTAAAAACCTAACTGTCCTTGACAATGTCAAGATAGCCCAGCACATTCACGTGCAATACGGACTTTTAAGCTCATTCATTCAGCACAAAAAATACTTAGATGGGGAAAAATCGCAGAATATAGAAGCAATGAATTTACTTAAAATCTTCAATCTTGACAAACATGCCTTAAACCTTGCCAAAAATCTACCATATGGCGAACAGAGAAGACTTGAAATAGCTAGAGCACTAGCAACAAAGCCAAAGCTTCTTCTTCTAGATGAACCTGCAGCAGGAATGAATCCACAAGAGACAAAAGAGCTTACAGACACAATCAGATTCATAAGGGACAAATTTGACATAACAATACTCTTGATTGAGCACGATATGTCTTTAGTGATGGATCTTTGTGAAGATATATACGTCATGAACTATGGGAAAATAATAGCACATGGCACACCAGATGAAATCAAGAGAAACCCAGAAGTAATAGCTGCATACCTTGGAGAAGAAAGTCCTGATGAAAATGAAATTTTATCAATTGAAGGAGGTGCTTAA
- a CDS encoding ABC transporter substrate-binding protein, with the protein MKKTIKRLSMLLVGIIAASILLSGCTKNTSATSSDKINVGALFELTGQVASYGTSEYNAVKLYIDDTNKNGGVLGKQINLIKADNKSATDESINQATKLIVENNVVAILGPATTGNTKAASSIALSKNIPLITPSGTSLDVTVDTNTNKVKSEIFRACYTDPYQGKVMGEFAAKDLNAKNAVIYIDNKSDYSKGLAKSFKEQFEKLGGKVIDQEAYVAGDQDFKSTLTKIKGINADVIFIPGYYQDTAKIAKQAREMGIEVPLLGGDGWDSPDLLKIAGASALNNVYYSNHFISTDPDPIVQDFIKKYKDAYGTEPDAFAALAYDSAGMLVQAIKDANSTDPAKITDALANLKNFKGVTGTISIDAQHNPIKQTVIIELKDGKQTLKKKISAE; encoded by the coding sequence ATGAAAAAAACAATTAAGAGGCTGTCAATGCTTTTAGTGGGAATAATAGCAGCTTCCATATTACTTTCAGGTTGTACGAAAAATACCAGCGCTACAAGCAGTGATAAAATAAATGTTGGTGCACTTTTCGAATTAACAGGACAAGTAGCGTCATACGGCACTTCTGAGTACAATGCTGTAAAACTGTATATAGATGACACCAACAAAAACGGCGGTGTTCTCGGCAAGCAGATCAATTTAATAAAAGCCGATAACAAATCTGCAACGGATGAATCAATAAACCAAGCTACAAAACTTATTGTAGAAAACAATGTTGTGGCAATATTAGGACCAGCTACAACAGGCAATACTAAAGCGGCTTCGTCAATTGCGTTAAGCAAAAACATACCTCTTATAACCCCATCAGGCACGTCTTTAGATGTCACTGTTGATACCAACACAAACAAAGTAAAAAGTGAAATTTTTAGAGCGTGTTATACAGACCCATATCAAGGCAAAGTTATGGGAGAATTTGCGGCAAAAGACCTTAATGCAAAAAATGCTGTAATATATATTGATAATAAGAGTGACTACAGTAAAGGCCTTGCAAAAAGCTTCAAAGAGCAGTTTGAAAAGCTTGGTGGGAAAGTAATCGACCAGGAAGCATATGTGGCAGGTGATCAGGATTTCAAATCGACGCTTACAAAAATAAAAGGTATAAATGCCGATGTCATATTTATACCAGGATACTATCAAGATACGGCAAAGATAGCTAAGCAAGCAAGAGAAATGGGTATAGAAGTACCTTTGCTTGGTGGAGATGGCTGGGATTCACCTGATTTATTAAAAATAGCTGGTGCTTCTGCACTAAACAACGTTTATTACAGCAATCACTTTATATCAACAGACCCTGATCCAATAGTGCAAGATTTCATAAAGAAATATAAAGATGCTTACGGCACAGAACCAGATGCATTTGCCGCCTTGGCATACGACTCGGCAGGTATGTTAGTGCAAGCAATAAAAGACGCTAATTCAACTGATCCTGCAAAAATAACTGATGCCTTGGCAAATCTCAAAAATTTTAAGGGTGTGACAGGCACTATCTCAATAGATGCACAGCACAATCCAATAAAGCAAACAGTAATCATAGAATTGAAGGACGGTAAACAGACACTTAAGAAAAAAATAAGTGCTGAATAA
- a CDS encoding ABC transporter ATP-binding protein: protein MLEIKDLNVSYGMVNALKGIDLKVNDGEIVTIIGANGAGKSTTLMTISGILKPKKGYIKFNDVDITKKPAQNIVDMGICQVPEGRRIFANMTVMENLEMGAYLRKDKMVKSDMEKVFNLFPRLKERHKQIAGTLSGGEQQMLAIGRALMAKPKMLLLDEPSMGLAPIVVQDIFKTIKNINDDGTTILLVEQNAKMALSIADRAYVLETGNISLEGAASVLKNDERVKKSYLGG, encoded by the coding sequence ATGTTAGAGATAAAAGATCTCAACGTATCATATGGAATGGTCAATGCCTTAAAAGGCATAGATCTTAAAGTAAATGACGGTGAAATCGTGACAATAATAGGTGCAAACGGCGCAGGCAAAAGCACTACTCTAATGACAATATCAGGCATATTAAAGCCAAAAAAAGGCTACATCAAATTCAACGATGTAGACATAACGAAAAAACCTGCTCAAAATATAGTCGATATGGGCATCTGCCAAGTGCCAGAAGGAAGAAGAATATTTGCCAACATGACTGTGATGGAAAACCTTGAGATGGGAGCTTATCTCAGGAAAGACAAAATGGTAAAAAGCGACATGGAAAAAGTGTTTAATTTATTCCCACGCCTAAAAGAAAGGCATAAGCAGATTGCCGGTACTTTAAGCGGAGGAGAGCAGCAAATGCTGGCCATAGGAAGAGCATTGATGGCAAAGCCAAAAATGCTTTTATTGGATGAACCATCGATGGGGCTTGCACCGATAGTAGTGCAAGATATATTTAAGACAATAAAAAATATAAATGATGACGGCACAACCATCCTTTTAGTAGAACAAAACGCTAAAATGGCACTATCTATTGCAGATAGAGCATACGTCCTTGAAACAGGAAATATCTCCCTTGAAGGTGCTGCATCTGTCTTGAAAAACGATGAAAGGGTTAAAAAGTCATACTTAGGGGGGTAA
- a CDS encoding branched-chain amino acid ABC transporter permease: protein MKTFIEQLINGLSLGSIYALIALGYTMVYGIMKLINFAHGDIYMVGAFTGFFASTYLHLGFVPSLLLAMLVSLILGVTIERVAYRPLRDKSKISILITAIGVSLLLENGGIILLTPQVRTYPQIFKQHMYSFFNGIITISNQQIVIFVVSIIMMVGLQLIIYKTKMGKAMRAVSTDADAAKLMGVNVDRTVSFTFAIGSALAAVAGVLVGIYYNSIDPLMGIMPGLKAFIAAVLGGIGIIPGAMVGGLLMGVIEALVSGYGSSLYRDGVSFAILIIILLIKPTGLFGKNVREKV, encoded by the coding sequence ATGAAGACATTTATTGAGCAGCTTATAAATGGTTTATCCTTAGGAAGTATATACGCGCTTATTGCTCTCGGATATACTATGGTTTACGGCATAATGAAGCTTATAAATTTCGCTCACGGTGATATATACATGGTAGGTGCATTTACAGGCTTCTTTGCCTCCACATATCTCCACCTCGGCTTTGTACCATCTCTTTTATTGGCAATGTTAGTAAGCCTTATACTAGGTGTGACAATAGAGCGTGTGGCGTACAGGCCATTAAGGGATAAGTCAAAAATCTCAATATTGATTACAGCCATCGGTGTCTCACTTTTGCTTGAAAACGGAGGCATAATCCTCTTAACACCGCAGGTTCGGACATATCCTCAGATCTTCAAGCAGCACATGTACTCATTTTTCAACGGAATAATTACAATATCAAACCAGCAAATCGTCATATTTGTCGTATCCATAATCATGATGGTGGGACTTCAGCTAATAATATACAAAACAAAGATGGGAAAGGCCATGAGAGCTGTGTCAACTGACGCAGATGCGGCAAAACTTATGGGCGTAAATGTAGATAGGACCGTTTCATTTACATTTGCAATAGGATCTGCCCTTGCTGCTGTTGCAGGTGTCTTAGTTGGCATATACTACAACTCAATAGATCCCCTAATGGGTATCATGCCAGGCTTAAAAGCATTCATAGCAGCAGTATTAGGCGGAATAGGAATAATACCAGGTGCTATGGTAGGAGGCCTTTTGATGGGCGTCATAGAAGCACTTGTTTCAGGCTACGGTAGCTCACTATACAGAGACGGTGTTTCATTTGCAATACTCATAATCATACTACTGATTAAACCAACAGGACTATTTGGCAAAAATGTAAGAGAGAAAGTGTAG
- a CDS encoding Asp23/Gls24 family envelope stress response protein, with product MKVYSFVGASGSGKSHHASFVAGKYGIKYIIDDGLLICGNRIVSGFSAKREKTKLSAIRRAIFTEEEHVKEVKKSLEELKPDKILIIATSDKMVDKIAERLSLPPVSERIYIENILSPEEIEVARKKRYEEGKHVIPVPTFEVKKHFSGYFIDPLRIFRRKEIDFEKTVVRPYYSYLGKYTISENVINSIVLNEAKKFDGIHKINKVITENYTEGIIIRIEIVMVHGTPINSVLREAIKKIKSVVEYMTSLNVLDIKIHVKSLFIRDSDKMLKTREIFDKGK from the coding sequence TTGAAGGTATATTCTTTTGTCGGTGCTAGTGGAAGCGGTAAAAGCCATCATGCATCTTTTGTTGCAGGAAAATACGGCATAAAGTACATCATTGATGATGGTCTATTGATATGCGGAAACAGGATCGTGTCAGGATTTTCAGCAAAAAGGGAAAAAACGAAGCTTTCAGCCATAAGGAGGGCGATATTTACAGAAGAAGAACATGTAAAAGAAGTAAAAAAATCGTTGGAGGAACTTAAACCGGACAAAATATTGATAATTGCAACATCAGATAAAATGGTAGACAAGATTGCTGAAAGGCTATCGCTGCCGCCTGTGTCAGAGAGAATTTATATAGAAAATATTTTATCACCTGAAGAAATAGAGGTGGCCAGAAAGAAAAGGTATGAAGAAGGGAAGCATGTAATACCAGTGCCAACATTTGAGGTTAAAAAACATTTTTCAGGATATTTTATAGACCCACTGAGGATATTTCGGCGCAAAGAGATAGATTTTGAAAAGACGGTAGTAAGGCCTTACTACAGCTATCTTGGCAAGTATACAATTTCTGAGAATGTAATCAACAGCATTGTATTGAATGAAGCAAAAAAATTTGATGGCATTCACAAAATAAATAAAGTGATAACAGAGAACTACACTGAAGGAATAATAATAAGAATAGAGATTGTCATGGTACATGGTACACCAATAAACAGTGTTTTAAGAGAAGCTATAAAGAAGATAAAAAGTGTCGTTGAATACATGACGTCTTTAAATGTGCTGGACATAAAAATTCACGTGAAGTCACTTTTTATAAGGGATAGTGATAAAATGCTTAAAACACGAGAAATATTTGATAAAGGCAAATAA
- a CDS encoding DUF554 domain-containing protein, which produces MIGTFVNAASIVVGSFVGTLFKIGIPDRIKSTVMQAISLSVLIIGFDSALKYKNLLLVIISLAIGGIMGELLDIEKKLNQFGNFLEKKLSGNGENKISEGFVTASLIYCVGAMAIVGALKDGLQGDHSILFAKSMLDGISSIIFASTLGIGIMISSISVLLYQGSITLCASLLKDLLTANVIADMSAIGGVLIIGISLNMLNLTKIKIGNLLPSIFVPIVYEIILKAF; this is translated from the coding sequence ATGATTGGGACTTTTGTCAATGCAGCATCTATTGTTGTGGGTAGTTTTGTTGGCACTTTATTTAAAATTGGAATTCCGGATAGAATAAAGTCAACGGTTATGCAAGCCATATCTTTAAGCGTTTTGATAATAGGATTTGACAGCGCATTGAAATACAAAAATTTGCTATTAGTGATAATAAGTTTGGCGATAGGCGGCATTATGGGAGAACTGCTGGACATAGAGAAAAAGCTAAATCAATTTGGCAACTTTTTAGAAAAAAAATTATCTGGAAATGGTGAAAATAAGATAAGTGAAGGTTTTGTAACAGCAAGCCTCATATACTGTGTTGGAGCGATGGCGATTGTAGGCGCATTAAAAGACGGTCTACAAGGCGATCACAGTATACTGTTTGCAAAATCCATGTTAGATGGCATATCATCTATAATATTTGCATCGACGTTAGGGATAGGTATCATGATATCGTCTATTAGCGTCCTTTTATATCAAGGTTCTATAACTTTGTGCGCATCGCTTCTTAAAGATTTATTGACTGCTAACGTGATTGCGGACATGTCTGCTATTGGCGGTGTTTTGATAATAGGCATATCATTAAATATGCTGAATTTGACGAAAATAAAGATTGGAAACTTGCTTCCGTCAATTTTTGTTCCCATTGTATACGAAATAATACTAAAAGCATTTTAA
- a CDS encoding ABC transporter substrate-binding protein: MKRSIFVLAAFFIFSIVLSGCGSKTTSSGSTEKMITIGITQIVEHPALDSARGGFIKALKDNGYVEGKNVTFIQENAQGDMSTAQTIAKKFVDKNVDLIFSIATPTTQAVKKATSTIPIVFTAVTDPVAAGLVSSLDKPGGNVTGTSDMEPINDQLKLIKDLVPGAKRIGIIYNAGEVNSTVQVKIAKDDAASLGYSIVEATVSNSSEVNQAAQSLVGKVDAIWLPTDNTVASSIAAIIKVANSAKIPVVAAEKGMVEGGSLATLGISYSDLGYQAGLMAIKILKGEKPANIKVETAKDLQLIINQKEADAIGLKIPDSIMKKAQEVIK, from the coding sequence ATGAAGAGATCTATCTTTGTTTTGGCAGCTTTTTTTATTTTTTCTATTGTACTATCTGGCTGTGGAAGTAAAACAACATCAAGTGGCAGTACGGAAAAGATGATAACAATCGGTATTACGCAGATTGTGGAACATCCAGCACTTGATAGTGCAAGAGGAGGGTTTATAAAAGCTTTAAAAGACAATGGTTATGTAGAAGGTAAGAATGTCACATTTATACAGGAAAATGCACAAGGGGATATGTCGACAGCCCAGACTATAGCAAAGAAATTTGTCGATAAAAATGTGGATTTAATATTTTCTATAGCAACTCCTACAACGCAAGCAGTTAAAAAAGCAACTTCAACTATTCCAATCGTATTTACCGCTGTTACAGATCCTGTAGCTGCTGGTCTTGTAAGTTCACTTGATAAACCTGGTGGAAATGTAACGGGAACATCTGATATGGAGCCTATAAATGATCAACTTAAGTTAATAAAAGATTTAGTGCCAGGTGCAAAGAGAATAGGCATTATATACAATGCAGGAGAAGTCAACTCTACTGTACAGGTAAAGATTGCAAAAGATGATGCTGCGTCACTGGGATACAGTATAGTAGAAGCGACTGTGTCCAACAGCAGCGAGGTAAATCAGGCAGCACAATCACTGGTAGGGAAGGTGGATGCTATTTGGCTTCCAACTGATAATACAGTAGCTTCATCCATTGCGGCTATAATAAAGGTAGCTAATTCTGCAAAAATACCTGTTGTAGCGGCAGAGAAGGGAATGGTAGAAGGAGGTTCACTGGCTACGTTGGGTATTAGCTATAGTGATCTTGGCTATCAGGCTGGTTTAATGGCCATCAAGATTTTGAAAGGAGAAAAACCGGCTAACATAAAAGTAGAAACTGCCAAAGACTTGCAGCTTATAATCAATCAAAAGGAAGCAGATGCGATAGGCCTTAAGATTCCAGATTCGATAATGAAAAAGGCTCAGGAGGTAATCAAATAG